Part of the Caulifigura coniformis genome, ATCGACGCCCCGGTCGTGGTGAAGCCCCAGGACGGAAACCAGGGGAAGGGTGTGGCCCTGAACCTGAAGACGGAAGAACAGGTTCGCGCCGCCTTTGAAGCGGCGGCCGCGATCAGCCGGCGGATCATCGTTGAGCGGTACAGCCCCGGGCAGGATTATCGGGTGCTGGTGGTCGGCGACCGGATGGTGGCGGCGGCCCGCCGCGAGCCGGCCCAGGTCGTCGGCGACGGAGTGCATTCGATTGAGCAGCTGGTCGAGATCGTGAACCGCGATCCGCGCCGGGCCGATCATCACGCCGACATCCTGAGCAAGATCTGCCTGGACGCCGTCAGTCTCGGAGTTCTGCGCGAGCAGGGACTCTCTCCGGCGTCGATTCCGGCCACTGGCCGGCGGGTGCTGATCCGCCGGAATGCCAACCTGAGCACCGGCGGCACGGCGGTCGACGTCACCGAACTCGTGCACCCGGAAACGGCGGCCCGCGCCGTTGAGGCGGCGCAGGTCGTCGGACTCGAGATCGCCGGCGTCGATATCGTCTGTCCCGACATCTCGCGTTCGCTGGAAGAACAGAACGGCGTGATCGTCGAGATCAATGCGGCCCCTGGGCTGCGGATGCACCTTTCCCCGTCGTCGGGCCAGGCCCGGCCGGTCGGGGATGCGATCATCGACATGATGTTCCCGGGTGAGGAGAACGGCCGGATTCCGGTCGTGGCCATCACGGGTGTGAACGGCAAGACGACCACGACGCGGTTTATCGCTCACATTTTCCGCGGGACGGGAAAGACGGTCGGCCTGACCTCGACCGACGGCATTTTCGTCGGAGACCGACGGATCGACACGGGCGACTGCAGCGGACCGAAGAGCGCGCGGGCGATCCTTTCGAATCCGAAGGTCGACTACGCCGTGCTGGAAACGGCGCGGGGCGGCATCCTGCGGGAAGGCCTGGGCTTCGACCAGTGCCAGGTCGCTGTCGTGACCAACATTGGCGAAGGGGATCACCTCGGCCTGTCGGACATCCACACCCTGGATCAGCTGGCGAAGGTCAAGCGGTGCATCGTCGACGTCGTGGCGAAAGACGGATTCGCCGTCCTCAACGCGGCTGATCCTTACGTGGTTGGCATGGCGTCGAAGTGCCCTGGCAACGTGCTGTACTTCGATATGAACGGGGACAACCCGATCATCGCGGAGCACCGGGCCAAGGGAGGCCGCGCCGTCTTTGTCCGCGACCGGCATGTCATCCTGGCGACCGGAGCCCACGAGATTCCGATCGTGAGCATCGACCGCGTTCCGCTGACGAACGCCGGCCGGATCGAATTCCATGTCGAGAACACGCTGGCCGCCATCGCGGCGGCGTGGTCGGTGGGCATCCCTGCGGAGTTGATCCGCCTGCGGGCGGAGTCGTTCCAGGCGGACCTCGACCTGAATCCTGGTCGGTTCAACATCCTGGACATCAATGGCACGACGTGCGTCATCGACTACGGCCACAATGCATCGGCCGTCGAGGCGCTGGCCAAGTCCCTGGCTCACTTCCCGCAGCAGAAGCGGCTGGTGGTCTATTCGACCGCCGGAGACCGCCGCGATTGCGATCTTGTCCGGCAGGGCGAACTGCTCGGCCAGCACTTTGACCGCGTGATCCTGTACGAAGGGGACTACTGCCGCGGTCGCGAGCCGGGCGACATCATCCGCTTCCTCATGGAAGGGCTGAAGAACGCCCCGCGGACGGTGGAGATCATCCCGGTGCAGGGGGCGATTCCGGCCACCGAACTGGCGATCAAGATGGTGCGGTCAGACGAACTGCTGGTGATCCAGGCGGACGTGGTCGACGACACGGTGCAGTTCCTGCGTCAGAATTTTCCAAACATGACGGCCAGCGTCCCCAAACCGTCGACCCCGGTTCCACGGGCGTGAGATTTCGCACCCCGGCTGCTCACAGGCAGCCGGGGTGCTTTGCGGTTGGGCTGACTTCTTTGGGCGAGCTTCTCATACCGAGAAGAAGGACGATCATTGCGCCGGGCGAGTACTACCACCTCTACAACCGTGGCGTGAATCGCGAACCGGTCTTCTTCGGACGCGATAACTACTTGTTCTTCCTGAAACGACTGCGGCGGTTCCTGTTCGATGAACAACAGGTGGCCGACCCGAGTGTCTGCGGCTCCGTGACTCGACCTGTCGAGGTTGTTGCCTATTGCCTGATGCCCAACCACTATCACCTGCTGGTTCATCTGAATGGCGACGATCTATCGGATCGAATGCAGTCGCTGTCGCAGGCCTACACCAACGCGATCAACCGAGCTCGGGGTCGCGTCGGGCCGTTGTTTCAGGGGCGATTTGAATCGCGTCACGTCGAACGAGACGAGTATTTCCTTCACCTTTCCCGCTACATCCACCTGAATCCCGTTGTGGCGGGGCTGGTGAGCCGTGCGGAAGACTGGGAATTCTCGAGCTACCGCGACTACTCGAACTGGCGCGCCGGCGATCTACCGTCGCGGGAAGCGGTTCTTCGATCGTTCGAGTCGGGCGACGCATACTGTCGGTTTGTGAACGGGGGGACGCCTGTTCTTCCCGGTGTGTGTACTCGACTGGCAATTGATGACGATTGAGAGTGCAGCTCGAGCACCCCGGCTGCTTTGGAGCGGCCGGGGTGCTGCTGGCGGCCTCTCTCTCCCAATCGCTAAGGCCGGCAGAGTTTGACAGAGGGTCTTTCCGTCTCGGGGCGAAGCGGCGAAAGCGGCCGCAGTCGGGCGGGGCCGAAGTTCGATGTTCTCCCTGTCCTCACGCGCGGGCATCGCCTTTTCGTGCGCGTTGGCCAGAGGGGAGCGGGATGGGCGTCATCCTTGGTTGTATCGTCGTGATCGGGTGCGTTCTCGGTGGCTTCATGATGGCCGGCGGGCACGTCATGGCGTTATTCCACCCCTCGGAAGTGGTGACGATCGGCGGGGCGGCGCTGGGCGCGCTGATCATCAATACGCCTCCCAAGGTTGTGATGGACCTCATCAAGGGGACCCTCGGGCTGCTGAAGGGGAACGCCTACGGCAAGCAGACGTACATCGAGCTGTTCAAGCTGATGTACGAGATGTTCAAGATCGGCCGGCGCGATGGCCTTCTGGCATGGGACGCACACCTCAACGATCCCCATGCAAGCGCCGTGTTTTCCAAGTATCCCCGGATCGTCAACAACCACCATGTGAGCGACTTCCTCACGGGGTCGCTGCTGGCGGTGACCGACGGAAGCGCCACTCCTGAACAGCTGATCGCCCAGATGGATCAGGAAATCAAGGTGATGGAGGATGAACACCACGCGGCGATCGCGGCCCTCTCCAAGACGGCCGACGCACTGCCGGGGTTCGGAATCGTGGCGGCCGTGCTCGGCATCGTGGTCACGATGGAAGCGGTGAGCGGTCCGGTCGAAGAGATCGGCCACAAGGTCGGTGCGGCCCTCGTCGGAACGTTCCTCGGGATTCTCGCGTCCTATGGGTTCCTGGCGCCGCTGGCGGGGCGGATGGAGTTCGCCGGCCACGATGAATCAGCGTTCCTGCGGACGATTACCAATGCGATCCTCGCGTTCCACGCGGGCGGATCGCCGAAAGGAATCATCGGGCAGCTGCGCCGGACGGTGGCGACCGACTGCCGGCCGACGCGAGAAGAGATGGAAGAGATCTTCAGCGAAGCGTAGTTCGCCAGCCGGCGGCCAAGCCGTCGATCACCCACCCTGAAGACATCGAAGGACTGAGTTATGGCGGGCAAGGGAGGCGGCGCATGGAAGGTCGCCTATGCCGACTTCGTGACGGCCATGATGGCCTTCTTCCTCGTGATGTGGCTCGTCACGCAGGATAAGAAGGTGAAGGAAGCCGTCGCCCGCTATTTCACGGATCCGGTTGGCTTCTACCAGATCGGCTCGACCAAGAATCCGTCCGTCTCGGGCGCGATGTTCGATTCGGAAGTGCACGGGCAGGTGCCGGGCAAGAAATACCAGATCTCCGGTTCCGGCCGCGGGGCGCATGTGGACCGCGGTCAGGGGGAAGTGGAAACGACGGCAGTCACCGACTGGATCCATTCGAATCCGGACCAGGCGGCCTACTGGGCGCAGCAGGCGCAGCGACAACGGGAGGCGGCGAGCCAGTCGCAAATGGTGAAAGACAAGGTGATCACCGTGGAGGAAGCGACGCGGATCCAGTTGGCAAAGCAGATCGAACGTGAAATGCTGGACCAACTTCCGGTCGAGATCGATCCCCTGTACCGGGAACTGGTCAAGACGTCGATGGAGTACGTCGATTGGCGCTCGGTTGCGGACCACTGCCTGAGCCGCAAGTAGACCTTCAGCCGGATGCCGGCGGCGACTGCTCGGCAGGAAGCGGGATGGCGCCCGGGGCCGGGCGGCCTTTACCGGCTCGAATGTATGCGGCGCGTTCGGCCTCATACTGGGCGCGCGTCATCCCTTCCTCCAGTTCACTGCCGCGCTGGGCCGTCTCGAAGTAGCGCTTCAGGGTGGCGATGCACCATCCACAGCCGGTGCCGGCGCCCCCGCACTCGCTCAGGCCGCTGGCTCGTCGCGGCTGATGGACGCGGAGGAAATTCAGCACCTTCCGCTTCGACACGTGGAAGCAGTAGCAGACGGGATCATCGAGTTCCATTCC contains:
- a CDS encoding flagellar motor protein MotB, with the protein product MAGKGGGAWKVAYADFVTAMMAFFLVMWLVTQDKKVKEAVARYFTDPVGFYQIGSTKNPSVSGAMFDSEVHGQVPGKKYQISGSGRGAHVDRGQGEVETTAVTDWIHSNPDQAAYWAQQAQRQREAASQSQMVKDKVITVEEATRIQLAKQIEREMLDQLPVEIDPLYRELVKTSMEYVDWRSVADHCLSRK
- the cphA gene encoding cyanophycin synthetase; its protein translation is MTIRKVLALRGPNLWANYPVLECLVDLEYFELLPSCDLDGFADRIKAWLPSMIEHRCGLGYRGGFFERLETGTWLGHVLEHVTLELQSLAGSVVGFGRARETSEPGVYKVVIEYNDEEVGRAAVYEAHDLIMAAVHRQDFDVEAAVERLRRIRDRVALGPSTKSIVDAAAKRGIPIRRLNTDSFVQFGFGSKQRRIMAAETDRTSAIAQEVAQDKNLTNQLLREAGIPVPPGAPVTSADEAWEVAQDIDAPVVVKPQDGNQGKGVALNLKTEEQVRAAFEAAAAISRRIIVERYSPGQDYRVLVVGDRMVAAARREPAQVVGDGVHSIEQLVEIVNRDPRRADHHADILSKICLDAVSLGVLREQGLSPASIPATGRRVLIRRNANLSTGGTAVDVTELVHPETAARAVEAAQVVGLEIAGVDIVCPDISRSLEEQNGVIVEINAAPGLRMHLSPSSGQARPVGDAIIDMMFPGEENGRIPVVAITGVNGKTTTTRFIAHIFRGTGKTVGLTSTDGIFVGDRRIDTGDCSGPKSARAILSNPKVDYAVLETARGGILREGLGFDQCQVAVVTNIGEGDHLGLSDIHTLDQLAKVKRCIVDVVAKDGFAVLNAADPYVVGMASKCPGNVLYFDMNGDNPIIAEHRAKGGRAVFVRDRHVILATGAHEIPIVSIDRVPLTNAGRIEFHVENTLAAIAAAWSVGIPAELIRLRAESFQADLDLNPGRFNILDINGTTCVIDYGHNASAVEALAKSLAHFPQQKRLVVYSTAGDRRDCDLVRQGELLGQHFDRVILYEGDYCRGREPGDIIRFLMEGLKNAPRTVEIIPVQGAIPATELAIKMVRSDELLVIQADVVDDTVQFLRQNFPNMTASVPKPSTPVPRA
- a CDS encoding (2Fe-2S)-binding protein codes for the protein MELDDPVCYCFHVSKRKVLNFLRVHQPRRASGLSECGGAGTGCGWCIATLKRYFETAQRGSELEEGMTRAQYEAERAAYIRAGKGRPAPGAIPLPAEQSPPASG
- a CDS encoding transposase — its product is MPRRRTIIAPGEYYHLYNRGVNREPVFFGRDNYLFFLKRLRRFLFDEQQVADPSVCGSVTRPVEVVAYCLMPNHYHLLVHLNGDDLSDRMQSLSQAYTNAINRARGRVGPLFQGRFESRHVERDEYFLHLSRYIHLNPVVAGLVSRAEDWEFSSYRDYSNWRAGDLPSREAVLRSFESGDAYCRFVNGGTPVLPGVCTRLAIDDD
- the motA gene encoding flagellar motor stator protein MotA, with product MGVILGCIVVIGCVLGGFMMAGGHVMALFHPSEVVTIGGAALGALIINTPPKVVMDLIKGTLGLLKGNAYGKQTYIELFKLMYEMFKIGRRDGLLAWDAHLNDPHASAVFSKYPRIVNNHHVSDFLTGSLLAVTDGSATPEQLIAQMDQEIKVMEDEHHAAIAALSKTADALPGFGIVAAVLGIVVTMEAVSGPVEEIGHKVGAALVGTFLGILASYGFLAPLAGRMEFAGHDESAFLRTITNAILAFHAGGSPKGIIGQLRRTVATDCRPTREEMEEIFSEA